One window of the Manihot esculenta cultivar AM560-2 chromosome 14, M.esculenta_v8, whole genome shotgun sequence genome contains the following:
- the LOC110631379 gene encoding zinc finger A20 and AN1 domain-containing stress-associated protein 8: protein MDHDETGCQAPPERPILCVNNCGFFGSAATMNLCSKCHKDMLLKKEQAKLAATPTGNIVNGSASNNVEQPVVVVEAVDVHVNTVQPNTISVQPSCASGLGESVEAKPKEGPSRCGTCKKRVGLTGFKCRCGNFFCASHRYSDKHDCPFDYHSAARQAIAKANPIVKAEKLDKI from the coding sequence ATGGACCATGATGAGACAGGATGTCAAGCTCCTCCTGAACGCCCGATTTTGTGTGTTAACAATTGTGGCTTCTTTGGAAGTGCAGCCACGATGAACTTGTGTTCAAAGTGCCACAAAGATATGCTGTTGAAAAAGGAGCAGGCTAAGCTCGCTGCAACACCTACTGGAAATATAGTTAATGGATCAGCAAGCAACAATGTGGAACAACCTGTTGTTGTTGTTGAAGCTGTTGATGTTCACGTCAACACAGTGCAGCCAAATACCATCTCTGTGCAGCCTTCTTGTGCTTCTGGGTTGGGGGAGAGTGTTGAGGCAAAGCCAAAGGAGGGTCCAAGTCGGTGCGGCACTTGCAAGAAACGAGTTGGTTTAACAGGGTTCAAGTGTCGATGTGGCAACTTTTTCTGTGCATCTCATCGCTACTCGGACAAACATGACTGCCCATTTGATTATCACAGTGCTGCACGTCAGGCTATAGCTAAAGCCAACCCCATTGTCAAGGCAGAGAAGCTTGATAAGATCTGA